One Burkholderia sp. PAMC 26561 genomic window carries:
- the copM gene encoding CopM family metallochaperone — MTILKNFGGVAAFAACVVISMPVAFAQASTPADSMSGMDMSAMKGNPADDATKAFQAADHSMMSGMSGIEYTGNADHDFVTHMIPHHEGAVAMAKVELKYGKDPKLRALAKEIIASQDKEVAFMKQWLAAHPQNK, encoded by the coding sequence ATGACGATTCTCAAAAACTTCGGTGGCGTCGCTGCATTTGCCGCGTGCGTTGTCATATCGATGCCGGTTGCGTTTGCACAAGCATCAACACCCGCTGACTCGATGTCAGGCATGGACATGTCGGCAATGAAAGGCAACCCGGCCGATGACGCTACCAAAGCGTTCCAGGCGGCCGACCATTCGATGATGTCGGGCATGTCCGGCATCGAGTACACCGGCAACGCCGACCATGACTTCGTTACGCACATGATTCCGCATCACGAGGGAGCGGTAGCAATGGCCAAAGTCGAGCTGAAATACGGGAAAGATCCGAAGTTGCGGGCATTGGCGAAGGAAATTATCGCTTCACAAGATAAAGAAGTCGCGTTCATGAAGCAATGGCTGGCCGCCCACCCGCAGAACAAATAA
- a CDS encoding heavy-metal-associated domain-containing protein: MTEFQVEGMSCQHCIAAVTRSIHEVDATAKVQVDLEHGKVVVTSTETIDALKEAIDEAGYTVLSAKAA; the protein is encoded by the coding sequence ATGACCGAATTTCAAGTGGAAGGCATGAGTTGTCAGCACTGCATCGCGGCGGTAACACGCTCGATCCACGAAGTCGATGCAACCGCCAAGGTCCAGGTCGATCTCGAACACGGAAAAGTTGTGGTGACGTCGACCGAAACCATCGATGCGCTTAAAGAAGCCATCGATGAAGCGGGCTACACGGTTTTGTCGGCAAAAGCCGCATGA
- the cueR gene encoding Cu(I)-responsive transcriptional regulator yields MNIGEAARASGVTAKMIRYYESVGLLPPVGRTTSGYRVYGTHEVHALQFVRQARRLGFLVEDIRKLLALWQDRKRASAEVKAIALEHVADLDRRIAELTDMRDTLAHLAVNCHGDDRPDCPILERLAG; encoded by the coding sequence ATGAACATCGGTGAAGCAGCGCGTGCATCGGGGGTAACGGCGAAGATGATCCGCTACTACGAAAGCGTCGGGCTTTTGCCGCCAGTGGGGCGAACGACGTCCGGCTATCGCGTCTATGGGACGCATGAGGTTCACGCGCTGCAGTTTGTGCGGCAGGCGCGGCGGCTGGGTTTCCTTGTCGAGGACATTCGAAAGCTTTTGGCACTATGGCAGGACCGTAAGCGCGCCAGCGCGGAGGTCAAGGCTATTGCGCTTGAACATGTCGCGGACCTGGATCGGCGGATTGCGGAGCTCACCGATATGCGCGATACGCTGGCGCACCTCGCTGTCAATTGCCACGGCGACGACCGGCCAGACTGTCCGATTCTCGAGCGACTTGCAGGTTGA
- a CDS encoding DUF3563 family protein: MFAFLLEKVSVWFETAERNRREEYLAQSSDIVQLEKRIRSLETEGYSL; encoded by the coding sequence ATGTTTGCATTCTTGCTCGAAAAAGTCAGCGTCTGGTTTGAAACCGCCGAACGCAATCGTCGCGAAGAGTATCTGGCTCAATCGTCGGATATCGTTCAGCTCGAAAAGCGTATCCGTTCGCTGGAAACTGAAGGCTACTCGCTGTAA